A window of the Tursiops truncatus isolate mTurTru1 chromosome 14, mTurTru1.mat.Y, whole genome shotgun sequence genome harbors these coding sequences:
- the USP39 gene encoding ubiquitin carboxyl-terminal hydrolase 39 isoform X2, giving the protein MFLITAKNGRMDSEDRRSRHCPYLDTINRSVLDFDFEKLCSISLSHINAYACLVCGKYFQGRGLKSHAYIHSVQFSHHVFLNLHTLKFYCLPDNYEIIDSSLEDITYVLKPTFTKQQIANLDKQAKLSRAYDGTTYLPGIVGLNNIKANDYANAVLQALSNVPPLRNYFLEEDNYKNIKRPPGDIMFLLVQRFGELMRKLWNPRNFKAHVSPHEMLQAVVLCSKKTFQITKQGDGVDFLSWFLNALHSALGGTKKKKKTIVTDVFQGSMRIFTKKLPHPDLPAEEKEQLLHNDEYQETMVESTFMYLTLDLPTAPLYKDEKEQLIIPQVPLFNILAKFNGITEKEYKTYKENFLKRFQLTKLPPYLIFCIKRFTKNNFFVEKNPTIVNFPITNVDLREYLSEEVQAVHKNTTYDLIANIVHDGKPSEGSYRIHVLHHGTGKWYELQDLQVTDILPQMITLSEAYIQIWKRRDNDETNQQGA; this is encoded by the exons ATGTTCTTGATTACtg CAAAAAATGGCCGCATGGATTCTGAGGATCGGAGGAGCCGCCACTGCCCCTACCTGGACACCATTAACAG GAGTGTGCTGGACTTTGACTTTGAGAAACTGTGTTCCATCTCCCTCTCGCATATCAATGCGTATGCCTGTCTGGTGTGTGGCAAGTACTTTCAgg GCCGGGGTTTGAAGTCTCATGCCTACATTCACAGTGTCCAGTTTAGTCACCATGTCTTCCTCAACCTCCACACCCTCAAGTTTTACTGCCTCCCAGACAACTATGAGATCATCGATTCCTCGCTGGAGGATATCACG taTGTGTTGAAGCCCACTTTCACAAAGCAGCAGATCGCTAACTTGGACAAGCAAGCCAAGTTGTCCCGGGCATATGATGGTACCACTTACCTGCCCGGTATTGTGGGCCTGAATAACATAAAGGCCAACGACTACGCCAATGCCGTCCTTCAG GCTCTGTCTAACGTTCCTCCTCTCCGAAACTACTTCCTGGAAGAAGACAATTATAAGAACATCAAGCGTCCTCCTGGGGATATCATGTTCCTGTTGGTCCAGCGTTTTGGAGAGCTGATGAGAAAGCTCTGGAACCCTCGAAATTTCAAGGCACATGTGTCTCCCCATGAGATGCTTCAAGCTGTCGTCCTTTGCAGCAAGAAGACTTTTCAGATCACCAAGCAAG ggGATGGAGTCGACTTTCTCTCCTGGTTTTTGAATGCTCTACACTCAGCTCTGGGgggcacaaagaagaaaaaaaaaa CTATTGTGACTGATGTTTTCCAGGGATCCATGAGGATTTTCACTAAAAAGCTTCCTCATCCTGATTTG CCAGCAGAAGAAAAAGAGCAGCTGCTCCACAATGATGAGTACCAAGAGACGATGGTGGAGTCCACGTTTATGTACCTGACGCTGGACCTTCCTACTGCCCCCCTCTACAAGGACGAGAAGGAGCAGCTCATTATCCCCCAGGTGCCGCTCTTCAACATCTTGGCCAAGTTCAACGGCATCACTGAGAAG gaaTATAAGACATACAAGGAGAACTTTCTAAAGCGCTTCCAGCTCACCAAGCTGCCTCCATATTTAATCTTTTGTATTAAGAGATTCACTAAGAACAATTTCTTTGTGGAGAAGAATCCGACTATTGTCAACTTCCCTATTAC AAATGTGGATCTGAGAGAGTACTTGTCTGAAGAAGTACAGGCGGTGCACAAGAATACCACCTACGACCTCATCGCCAACATTGTACACGACGGCAAGCCCTCTGAGGGCTCCTACCGGATTCATGTGCTTCATCAT
- the USP39 gene encoding ubiquitin carboxyl-terminal hydrolase 39 isoform X1, with protein MSGRSKRESRGSARGKRESESRSSSARVRRERERERETEAPSSRGSPVRVKREVEPASAREALAPVIPAVRVKREREADEDSEPEREVRAKNGRMDSEDRRSRHCPYLDTINRSVLDFDFEKLCSISLSHINAYACLVCGKYFQGRGLKSHAYIHSVQFSHHVFLNLHTLKFYCLPDNYEIIDSSLEDITYVLKPTFTKQQIANLDKQAKLSRAYDGTTYLPGIVGLNNIKANDYANAVLQALSNVPPLRNYFLEEDNYKNIKRPPGDIMFLLVQRFGELMRKLWNPRNFKAHVSPHEMLQAVVLCSKKTFQITKQGDGVDFLSWFLNALHSALGGTKKKKKTIVTDVFQGSMRIFTKKLPHPDLPAEEKEQLLHNDEYQETMVESTFMYLTLDLPTAPLYKDEKEQLIIPQVPLFNILAKFNGITEKEYKTYKENFLKRFQLTKLPPYLIFCIKRFTKNNFFVEKNPTIVNFPITNVDLREYLSEEVQAVHKNTTYDLIANIVHDGKPSEGSYRIHVLHHGTGKWYELQDLQVTDILPQMITLSEAYIQIWKRRDNDETNQQGA; from the exons ATGTCCGGCCGGTCTAAGCGGGAGTCGCGTGGATCCGCCCGCGGGAAGCGCGAGTCCGAGTCGCGGAGCAGCTCGGCTCGTGTCAGACGGGAGCGAGAGCGGGAGCGGGAGACAGAGGCTCCGAGCTCCCGGGGCAGTCCGGTGCGCGTGAAGCGGGAGGTCGAGCCGGCGAGCGCGCGCGAGGCCCTGGCGCCCGTGATCCCGGCGGTGCGGGTGAAGCGGGAGCGCGAGGCCGACGAGGACTCGGAGCCTGAGCGGGAGGTGCGAG CAAAAAATGGCCGCATGGATTCTGAGGATCGGAGGAGCCGCCACTGCCCCTACCTGGACACCATTAACAG GAGTGTGCTGGACTTTGACTTTGAGAAACTGTGTTCCATCTCCCTCTCGCATATCAATGCGTATGCCTGTCTGGTGTGTGGCAAGTACTTTCAgg GCCGGGGTTTGAAGTCTCATGCCTACATTCACAGTGTCCAGTTTAGTCACCATGTCTTCCTCAACCTCCACACCCTCAAGTTTTACTGCCTCCCAGACAACTATGAGATCATCGATTCCTCGCTGGAGGATATCACG taTGTGTTGAAGCCCACTTTCACAAAGCAGCAGATCGCTAACTTGGACAAGCAAGCCAAGTTGTCCCGGGCATATGATGGTACCACTTACCTGCCCGGTATTGTGGGCCTGAATAACATAAAGGCCAACGACTACGCCAATGCCGTCCTTCAG GCTCTGTCTAACGTTCCTCCTCTCCGAAACTACTTCCTGGAAGAAGACAATTATAAGAACATCAAGCGTCCTCCTGGGGATATCATGTTCCTGTTGGTCCAGCGTTTTGGAGAGCTGATGAGAAAGCTCTGGAACCCTCGAAATTTCAAGGCACATGTGTCTCCCCATGAGATGCTTCAAGCTGTCGTCCTTTGCAGCAAGAAGACTTTTCAGATCACCAAGCAAG ggGATGGAGTCGACTTTCTCTCCTGGTTTTTGAATGCTCTACACTCAGCTCTGGGgggcacaaagaagaaaaaaaaaa CTATTGTGACTGATGTTTTCCAGGGATCCATGAGGATTTTCACTAAAAAGCTTCCTCATCCTGATTTG CCAGCAGAAGAAAAAGAGCAGCTGCTCCACAATGATGAGTACCAAGAGACGATGGTGGAGTCCACGTTTATGTACCTGACGCTGGACCTTCCTACTGCCCCCCTCTACAAGGACGAGAAGGAGCAGCTCATTATCCCCCAGGTGCCGCTCTTCAACATCTTGGCCAAGTTCAACGGCATCACTGAGAAG gaaTATAAGACATACAAGGAGAACTTTCTAAAGCGCTTCCAGCTCACCAAGCTGCCTCCATATTTAATCTTTTGTATTAAGAGATTCACTAAGAACAATTTCTTTGTGGAGAAGAATCCGACTATTGTCAACTTCCCTATTAC AAATGTGGATCTGAGAGAGTACTTGTCTGAAGAAGTACAGGCGGTGCACAAGAATACCACCTACGACCTCATCGCCAACATTGTACACGACGGCAAGCCCTCTGAGGGCTCCTACCGGATTCATGTGCTTCATCAT
- the USP39 gene encoding ubiquitin carboxyl-terminal hydrolase 39 isoform X3: MDSEDRRSRHCPYLDTINRSVLDFDFEKLCSISLSHINAYACLVCGKYFQGRGLKSHAYIHSVQFSHHVFLNLHTLKFYCLPDNYEIIDSSLEDITYVLKPTFTKQQIANLDKQAKLSRAYDGTTYLPGIVGLNNIKANDYANAVLQALSNVPPLRNYFLEEDNYKNIKRPPGDIMFLLVQRFGELMRKLWNPRNFKAHVSPHEMLQAVVLCSKKTFQITKQGDGVDFLSWFLNALHSALGGTKKKKKTIVTDVFQGSMRIFTKKLPHPDLPAEEKEQLLHNDEYQETMVESTFMYLTLDLPTAPLYKDEKEQLIIPQVPLFNILAKFNGITEKEYKTYKENFLKRFQLTKLPPYLIFCIKRFTKNNFFVEKNPTIVNFPITNVDLREYLSEEVQAVHKNTTYDLIANIVHDGKPSEGSYRIHVLHHGTGKWYELQDLQVTDILPQMITLSEAYIQIWKRRDNDETNQQGA, translated from the exons ATGGATTCTGAGGATCGGAGGAGCCGCCACTGCCCCTACCTGGACACCATTAACAG GAGTGTGCTGGACTTTGACTTTGAGAAACTGTGTTCCATCTCCCTCTCGCATATCAATGCGTATGCCTGTCTGGTGTGTGGCAAGTACTTTCAgg GCCGGGGTTTGAAGTCTCATGCCTACATTCACAGTGTCCAGTTTAGTCACCATGTCTTCCTCAACCTCCACACCCTCAAGTTTTACTGCCTCCCAGACAACTATGAGATCATCGATTCCTCGCTGGAGGATATCACG taTGTGTTGAAGCCCACTTTCACAAAGCAGCAGATCGCTAACTTGGACAAGCAAGCCAAGTTGTCCCGGGCATATGATGGTACCACTTACCTGCCCGGTATTGTGGGCCTGAATAACATAAAGGCCAACGACTACGCCAATGCCGTCCTTCAG GCTCTGTCTAACGTTCCTCCTCTCCGAAACTACTTCCTGGAAGAAGACAATTATAAGAACATCAAGCGTCCTCCTGGGGATATCATGTTCCTGTTGGTCCAGCGTTTTGGAGAGCTGATGAGAAAGCTCTGGAACCCTCGAAATTTCAAGGCACATGTGTCTCCCCATGAGATGCTTCAAGCTGTCGTCCTTTGCAGCAAGAAGACTTTTCAGATCACCAAGCAAG ggGATGGAGTCGACTTTCTCTCCTGGTTTTTGAATGCTCTACACTCAGCTCTGGGgggcacaaagaagaaaaaaaaaa CTATTGTGACTGATGTTTTCCAGGGATCCATGAGGATTTTCACTAAAAAGCTTCCTCATCCTGATTTG CCAGCAGAAGAAAAAGAGCAGCTGCTCCACAATGATGAGTACCAAGAGACGATGGTGGAGTCCACGTTTATGTACCTGACGCTGGACCTTCCTACTGCCCCCCTCTACAAGGACGAGAAGGAGCAGCTCATTATCCCCCAGGTGCCGCTCTTCAACATCTTGGCCAAGTTCAACGGCATCACTGAGAAG gaaTATAAGACATACAAGGAGAACTTTCTAAAGCGCTTCCAGCTCACCAAGCTGCCTCCATATTTAATCTTTTGTATTAAGAGATTCACTAAGAACAATTTCTTTGTGGAGAAGAATCCGACTATTGTCAACTTCCCTATTAC AAATGTGGATCTGAGAGAGTACTTGTCTGAAGAAGTACAGGCGGTGCACAAGAATACCACCTACGACCTCATCGCCAACATTGTACACGACGGCAAGCCCTCTGAGGGCTCCTACCGGATTCATGTGCTTCATCAT